In the genome of Geotrypetes seraphini chromosome 16, aGeoSer1.1, whole genome shotgun sequence, one region contains:
- the GMIP gene encoding GEM-interacting protein isoform X3, with amino-acid sequence MLVGDIGNTISGNTAEELLSDEPLGEFHSSCEGKALSATAVEEVDDILIKCEGGVDFALDYAKKWCKYAKELLNWMDKRLSYESEFARNLTKIAESGKWAINQQDCMPLQYIYTMVMEKDVKIATSTTDTAALLNARKFYQPLAAKRNEIEKWRKEFREQWQREQKRMNDSLALLRKVRVQYLQRCEEAEKAKVLSARAEEELQAVAGSNPGSASKHLERRRRSRDDALVKAKDAEVAYRACVGDANRHRQDLEKVRERTVSHIRKLIYQGDQVLKEVTFSYFKLQYQHFELLPAAYQNLMESCQPYEVGEKYVEFIQKLPKKELLLEVYEFKEFVPSGQRSPPTGRKKHLVHLPRIASSPSDLCSPEEAGAGKSLPASASEQSGRGTGAKPSYSDTESLGGSSESRSLDSPTSSPGLPPRKLPKASSTGTVSSDDVDEKDATQSYENDLSDATSENGLSVSPFRNVLLSRAAQTHRLRKLRGPARCQECDAFMVSGTECEECYFTCHKKCLEGVLVVCGHRKLPGRVPVFGVDFSQVSRDFPEQVPFLVAKCTAEIESRALGVQGIYRISGAKARVEKLCQAFENGRDLVELSETSPHDITTVLKLFLKQLPESVVSSLLYHELIMFAKDLQRSGEDTPDDPERKESVSSSVQGMQNILCKLPASNYNTIRHIIAHLYRVAGKYMENKMNPNNLGIIFGPTLVRPSWGNDASLTCLIDSGYQAQIVEFLITHYERVFGMDDLPSSLLCGCENPSVEDGMGTAGDPNQHSEGFSVKLDSTEGDVLNKSSSCEAITGLNPKGERSSMDGDSLESHEQSSIEEFEEPLLDGQDPDDTCLVSQPRDHFSRQPVKHPRTKATALASSPPGITPDVPERSPSLKSTGSSRSSSPENGTLRRCRGKQKTFQITQETARIVSRFQASDSLPVASSIGEHTTKPNPREMSTDL; translated from the exons ATGCTCGTGGGTGACATTGGTAATACCATCTCGGGGAACACAGCGGAAGAGCTACTG TCTGATGAACCTTTGGGCGAATTCCACAGCAGTTGCGAAGGAAAGGCTTTGAGTGCCACCGCTG TGGAAGAAGTGGATGACATCCTGATAAAGTGTGAGGGTGGGGTGGACTTTGCTCTGGATTATGCAAAAAAGTGGTGCAAATATGCCAAAGAACTACTGAACTGGATGGATAAACGCCTAAGTTACG AAAGTGAGTTTGCCAGAAATCTCACCAAGATTGCCGAGTCGGGCAAGTGGGCAATCAACCAGCAG GACTGTATGCCCCTCCAGTACATTTACACCATGGTTATGGAGAAAGACGTGAAAATCGCCACCTCGACCACTGACACAGCAGCGCTTCTGAACGCAAGGAAATTCTACCAG CCCCTGGCCGCAAAGCGGAATGAGATAGAGAAGTGGAGGAAGGAGTTCCGAGAACAGTGgcagagggagcagaagagaatg AATGATTCCCTGGCGCTGCTGCGCAAGGTTCGGGTGCAGTACCTGCAGCGCTGCGAGGAGGCTGAAAAGGCAAAGGTACTCAGTGCCAGGGCAGAAGAGGAGCTCCAGGCCGTGGCCGGTTCCAACCCAGGCAGCGCCAGCAAGCATCTGGAGAGACGCCGGCGGAGCCGCGACGATGCACtggtgaag GCCAAGGATGCGGAGGTTGCCTACCGGGCGTGTGTCGGCGACGCCAACCGCCACCGACAGGATCTGGAGAAAGTGCGAGAAAGGACTGTGTCCCACATCCGGAAACTCATCTACCAGGGGGACCAGGTGCTGAAGGAG GTGACCTTCAGCTACTTCAAGTTACAGTACCAGCACTTTGAGCTCCTGCCCGCTGCCTATCAGAACTTGATGGAGAGCTGTCAGCCCTACGAGGTGGGGGAGAAGTACGTAGAATTCATCCAGAAGTTGCCCAAGAAGGAGCTGCTCCTGGAGGTCTACGAGTTCAAAGAGTTTGTTCCTTCTGGGCAAAG GTCACCTCCTACTGGTAGAAAGAAACACCTGGTTCACCTTCCCCGCATCGCCTCCTCTCCTTCTGATCTCTGTAGCCCCGAGGAAGCAGGGGCAGGAAAATCACTTCCAGCCAGCGCCAGCGAGCAAA GTGGACGAGGTACAGGGGCAAAGCCCTCCTACAGCGACACCGAGAGCCTGGGGGGGAGCAGCGAATCCCGATCTCTGGACTCCCCCACCTCCAGCCCAG gccTCCCACCCAGGAAGCTACCCAAGGCCTCATCCACAGGTACTGTCTCCTCTGACGATGTGGATGAAAAAGATGCCACCCAGAGCTATGAAAATG ACTTAAGCGATGCAACTTCAGAGAATGGCCTGAGTGTGAGCCCCTTCCGGAATGTCTTGCTCTCCCGGGCCGCGCAGACCCACCGTCTGCGCAAACTGCGTGGCCCCGCCAGGTGTCAGGAATGTGATGCCTTCATGGTCTCTGGGACTGAGTGCGAGGAG TGTTATTTCACATGTCACAAAAAATGTCTGGAAGGTGTCTTGGTGGTGTGCGGCCATCGCAAGCTTCCGGGCCGGGTGCCCGTCTTCGGAGTTGACTTCAGTCAGGTGTCCCGTGACTTCCCAGAGCAGGTGCCCTTCCTGGTCGCCAAGTGTACGGCAGAGATCGAGAGCCGGGCCCTCGGGGTGCAG GGCATCTATCGGATCAGCGGTGCAAAGGCACGTGTTGAAAAACTCTGCCAGGCATTTGAGAACGGGAGGGACCTGGTGGAGCTGTCGGAGACATCCCCTCACGATATTACCACTGTCTTGAAACTGTTCCTGAAACAG CTTCCCGAATCAGTGGTGTCATCTCTGCTCTACCACGAGCTGATAATGTTCGCAAAGGACTTGCAGAGGTCAGGGGAAGATACACCAGATGACCCGGAAAGGAAAGAGAGTGTAAGCAGTTCAGTGCAAGGCATGCAAAACATTCTCTGCAAACTCCCCGCCAGCAATTACAACACGATACGGCATATCATTGCCCATTTGTACAG AGTCGCAGGGAAGTACATGGAAAATAAAATGAACCCTAACAACTTGGGGATAATCTTTGGGCCTACACTGGTCCGCCCATCTTGGGGCAACGATGCGTCACTAACATGTCTCATCGACTCTGGGTACCAGGCCCAGATCGTGGAATTCCTGATCACGCACTATGAGCGGGTGTTTGGCATGGATGATCTTCCGTCCTCCTTGCTATGTGGCTGTGAGAACCCTTCAGTCGAGGACGGCATGGGCACAGCCGGGGACCCCAACCAACATTCGGAG GGTTTTTCAGTAAAACTGGATTCCACTGAGGGTGACGTGCTCAACAAATCTTCGTCCTGTGAAGCTATCACAGGGCTGAATCCTAAGGGAGAGCGGAGCTCCATGGACGGTGACTCCTTAG AGTCACACGAACAATCAAGCATCGAGGAGTTCGAGGAGCCACTGCTGGATGGACAGGATCCAGACGACACATGCCTGGTAAGTCAACCGCGAGACCACTTCAGCCGCCAGCCCGTCAAACATCCCAGGACAAAGGCCACTGCCCTCGCGTCATCGCCCCCTGGTATCACTCCTGACGTCCCGGAGAGGAGCCCCAGCCTAAAGAGCACCGGCAGCAGCCGCAGTTCCTCCCCGGAGAATGGCACCCTAAGGCGCTGCCGTGGGAAACAGAAGACTTTCCAAATCACCCAGGAAACGGCCCGCATTGTCTCAAGGTTCCAAGCCTCGGACAGTCTCCCGGTGGCCTCTAGTATCGGGGAACACACAACCAAGCCGAACCCCAGGGAGATGTCGACAGACCTTTAA
- the SYCE2 gene encoding synaptonemal complex central element protein 2 → MSDQELEIKDENKTRSPHYSNIERSVLSVSETHSRNDSSGLSLGTSYTDTDVAPLDGKSENYFALLDSNLQCLQNRAQELIDKVNEKRKEDQTLLNNLKESLMVKVSDLSQTLEDQMYQIYDHHNKLLQDKLQEFLEIMERISQLEAELKQVCHTVVTVYKDLCVQPEI, encoded by the exons ATGTCGGATCAAGAACTAGAAATTAAGGATGAGAACAAAACAAGGAGTCCACATTATAGCAATATAGAAAGAAGTGTGCTGTCTGTTAGTGAGACCCATTCACG AAATGATTCATCTGGCCTTTCACTGGGAACTTCCTACACAGACACTGATGTGGCACCCCTGGATGGCAAATCAGAAAACTATTTTGCACTACTGGATTCAAACCTCCAGTGTTTGCAAAACAGAGCCCAGGAACTCATTGATAAAgttaatgaaaaaaggaaggaagaccAGACTCTTCTGAATAACTTAAAAGAAAGCCTAATGGTGAAG GTTTCAGATCTCTCACAAACACTGGAGGATCAGATGTATCAGATCTACGACCATCACAACAAGCTGCTGCAGGACAAACTGCAAGAGTTCTTGGAGATCATGGAAAGGATCAGTCAGCTGGAAGCCGAACTCAAACAAGTCTGCCACACCGTAGTTACAGTGTACAAGGACCTGTGCGTGCAGCCTGAAATCTGA
- the GMIP gene encoding GEM-interacting protein isoform X2 has translation MDDPETGGLSNQGATSENKKRYSEIFRGLDALEISLGNETVEMLVGDIGNTISGNTAEELLSDEPLGEFHSSCEGKALSATAVEEVDDILIKCEGGVDFALDYAKKWCKYAKELLNWMDKRLSYESEFARNLTKIAESGKWAINQQDCMPLQYIYTMVMEKDVKIATSTTDTAALLNARKFYQPLAAKRNEIEKWRKEFREQWQREQKRMNDSLALLRKVRVQYLQRCEEAEKAKVLSARAEEELQAVAGSNPGSASKHLERRRRSRDDALVKAKDAEVAYRACVGDANRHRQDLEKVRERTVSHIRKLIYQGDQVLKEVTFSYFKLQYQHFELLPAAYQNLMESCQPYEVGEKYVEFIQKLPKKELLLEVYEFKEFVPSGQRSPPTGRKKHLVHLPRIASSPSDLCSPEEAGAGKSLPASASEQSGRGTGAKPSYSDTESLGGSSESRSLDSPTSSPGLPPRKLPKASSTGTVSSDDVDEKDATQSYENDLSDATSENGLSVSPFRNVLLSRAAQTHRLRKLRGPARCQECDAFMVSGTECEECYFTCHKKCLEGVLVVCGHRKLPGRVPVFGVDFSQVSRDFPEQVPFLVAKCTAEIESRALGVQGIYRISGAKARVEKLCQAFENGRDLVELSETSPHDITTVLKLFLKQLPESVVSSLLYHELIMFAKDLQRSGEDTPDDPERKESVSSSVQGMQNILCKLPASNYNTIRHIIAHLYRVAGKYMENKMNPNNLGIIFGPTLVRPSWGNDASLTCLIDSGYQAQIVEFLITHYERVFGMDDLPSSLLCGCENPSVEDGMGTAGDPNQHSEGFSVKLDSTEGDVLNKSSSCEAITGLNPKGERSSMDGDSLESHEQSSIEEFEEPLLDGQDPDDTCLVSQPRDHFSRQPVKHPRTKATALASSPPGITPDVPERSPSLKSTGSSRSSSPENGTLRRCRGKQKTFQITQETARIVSRFQASDSLPVASSIGEHTTKPNPREMSTDL, from the exons ATGGACGACCCCGAAACAGGTG GTCTCAGCAACCAGGGGGCAACTTCAGAGAACAAGAAACGCTACAGCGAGATATTCCGCGGTCTCGACGCCTTGGAGATCAGCTTAGGCAATGA GACTGTTGAAATGCTCGTGGGTGACATTGGTAATACCATCTCGGGGAACACAGCGGAAGAGCTACTG TCTGATGAACCTTTGGGCGAATTCCACAGCAGTTGCGAAGGAAAGGCTTTGAGTGCCACCGCTG TGGAAGAAGTGGATGACATCCTGATAAAGTGTGAGGGTGGGGTGGACTTTGCTCTGGATTATGCAAAAAAGTGGTGCAAATATGCCAAAGAACTACTGAACTGGATGGATAAACGCCTAAGTTACG AAAGTGAGTTTGCCAGAAATCTCACCAAGATTGCCGAGTCGGGCAAGTGGGCAATCAACCAGCAG GACTGTATGCCCCTCCAGTACATTTACACCATGGTTATGGAGAAAGACGTGAAAATCGCCACCTCGACCACTGACACAGCAGCGCTTCTGAACGCAAGGAAATTCTACCAG CCCCTGGCCGCAAAGCGGAATGAGATAGAGAAGTGGAGGAAGGAGTTCCGAGAACAGTGgcagagggagcagaagagaatg AATGATTCCCTGGCGCTGCTGCGCAAGGTTCGGGTGCAGTACCTGCAGCGCTGCGAGGAGGCTGAAAAGGCAAAGGTACTCAGTGCCAGGGCAGAAGAGGAGCTCCAGGCCGTGGCCGGTTCCAACCCAGGCAGCGCCAGCAAGCATCTGGAGAGACGCCGGCGGAGCCGCGACGATGCACtggtgaag GCCAAGGATGCGGAGGTTGCCTACCGGGCGTGTGTCGGCGACGCCAACCGCCACCGACAGGATCTGGAGAAAGTGCGAGAAAGGACTGTGTCCCACATCCGGAAACTCATCTACCAGGGGGACCAGGTGCTGAAGGAG GTGACCTTCAGCTACTTCAAGTTACAGTACCAGCACTTTGAGCTCCTGCCCGCTGCCTATCAGAACTTGATGGAGAGCTGTCAGCCCTACGAGGTGGGGGAGAAGTACGTAGAATTCATCCAGAAGTTGCCCAAGAAGGAGCTGCTCCTGGAGGTCTACGAGTTCAAAGAGTTTGTTCCTTCTGGGCAAAG GTCACCTCCTACTGGTAGAAAGAAACACCTGGTTCACCTTCCCCGCATCGCCTCCTCTCCTTCTGATCTCTGTAGCCCCGAGGAAGCAGGGGCAGGAAAATCACTTCCAGCCAGCGCCAGCGAGCAAA GTGGACGAGGTACAGGGGCAAAGCCCTCCTACAGCGACACCGAGAGCCTGGGGGGGAGCAGCGAATCCCGATCTCTGGACTCCCCCACCTCCAGCCCAG gccTCCCACCCAGGAAGCTACCCAAGGCCTCATCCACAGGTACTGTCTCCTCTGACGATGTGGATGAAAAAGATGCCACCCAGAGCTATGAAAATG ACTTAAGCGATGCAACTTCAGAGAATGGCCTGAGTGTGAGCCCCTTCCGGAATGTCTTGCTCTCCCGGGCCGCGCAGACCCACCGTCTGCGCAAACTGCGTGGCCCCGCCAGGTGTCAGGAATGTGATGCCTTCATGGTCTCTGGGACTGAGTGCGAGGAG TGTTATTTCACATGTCACAAAAAATGTCTGGAAGGTGTCTTGGTGGTGTGCGGCCATCGCAAGCTTCCGGGCCGGGTGCCCGTCTTCGGAGTTGACTTCAGTCAGGTGTCCCGTGACTTCCCAGAGCAGGTGCCCTTCCTGGTCGCCAAGTGTACGGCAGAGATCGAGAGCCGGGCCCTCGGGGTGCAG GGCATCTATCGGATCAGCGGTGCAAAGGCACGTGTTGAAAAACTCTGCCAGGCATTTGAGAACGGGAGGGACCTGGTGGAGCTGTCGGAGACATCCCCTCACGATATTACCACTGTCTTGAAACTGTTCCTGAAACAG CTTCCCGAATCAGTGGTGTCATCTCTGCTCTACCACGAGCTGATAATGTTCGCAAAGGACTTGCAGAGGTCAGGGGAAGATACACCAGATGACCCGGAAAGGAAAGAGAGTGTAAGCAGTTCAGTGCAAGGCATGCAAAACATTCTCTGCAAACTCCCCGCCAGCAATTACAACACGATACGGCATATCATTGCCCATTTGTACAG AGTCGCAGGGAAGTACATGGAAAATAAAATGAACCCTAACAACTTGGGGATAATCTTTGGGCCTACACTGGTCCGCCCATCTTGGGGCAACGATGCGTCACTAACATGTCTCATCGACTCTGGGTACCAGGCCCAGATCGTGGAATTCCTGATCACGCACTATGAGCGGGTGTTTGGCATGGATGATCTTCCGTCCTCCTTGCTATGTGGCTGTGAGAACCCTTCAGTCGAGGACGGCATGGGCACAGCCGGGGACCCCAACCAACATTCGGAG GGTTTTTCAGTAAAACTGGATTCCACTGAGGGTGACGTGCTCAACAAATCTTCGTCCTGTGAAGCTATCACAGGGCTGAATCCTAAGGGAGAGCGGAGCTCCATGGACGGTGACTCCTTAG AGTCACACGAACAATCAAGCATCGAGGAGTTCGAGGAGCCACTGCTGGATGGACAGGATCCAGACGACACATGCCTGGTAAGTCAACCGCGAGACCACTTCAGCCGCCAGCCCGTCAAACATCCCAGGACAAAGGCCACTGCCCTCGCGTCATCGCCCCCTGGTATCACTCCTGACGTCCCGGAGAGGAGCCCCAGCCTAAAGAGCACCGGCAGCAGCCGCAGTTCCTCCCCGGAGAATGGCACCCTAAGGCGCTGCCGTGGGAAACAGAAGACTTTCCAAATCACCCAGGAAACGGCCCGCATTGTCTCAAGGTTCCAAGCCTCGGACAGTCTCCCGGTGGCCTCTAGTATCGGGGAACACACAACCAAGCCGAACCCCAGGGAGATGTCGACAGACCTTTAA